tgtcagtaaatgtactgtattcaagccccaaaaacacacaagagtatagtgctgcagatcggagcctctcacgGTGCcgcttctaaaatgccttaaatcatgtaataaaatatgggAGCGTTGGTAAAtgatagtattattaataaaggccgtcgTCATATAATGGCCGCCTCGTTtgggccgcagtcattttgatcaatttaaaataaacactgaggcGCCAAATTGAAATAATACGGTATATTCTTACCTACTGTAGGAGCACTTGATGATGACCCAATAAGCTGGATAATGTTATATGAAATggcattgtttttgttatagactCTTGTTGTTATCAAGGGAGGGTAGTCCTGATATTCACAGCTTGTTCCAGTATGTAAAATGACACCTGAGATGTAATTACTGTCGTGTTAATGGTAACTGATCCAATTCGGTGTTGGAAGTCAATTTCCCTGTAGTTTTCATGGTGCCTTTATCTCCTGATTCTTACTAATGTGGGCTAGTAATATGCCTTCAGATAATCAGTGATATGTTTCCTGTATTAATTAGAAgcgaaatacatttctaaaaataaatagaattgtcTGATTTATAGTGTTGTGCTGTTTGAGAGCTCTTCAAAAATCTACTTTCAGTGTTGTCAAtttcaaatgtaattaatttaaaactaGCAGAATAATATATTGCAACAGAGAAATGTTTACTCTGctcagctgttttatttttagctgAAGGCAGCACTTTGTGAAAAGCTGTAGACATTGATTTTAGGGTTCCATTTAGAATTTAGATGTTTTCTCGGCTTGACAGCAGTTTGTGATTGTTCTGAAGTGGATTTGTAGACCATCCATCACTTATCAGACATGCATGTTAAATGCATACTGGGAAGGATAAATGGGACAAAATAAATGATGTATTGGACCATACATGTTCATAAGGATATCGATATATATGTTATTCTACAGTAGCTGAAGAGTTTCCcatattattgtttgtttttttttgttattaaatacgtcTCACTTCTGAGCTGactttttttaagtaaatgtagCATATTTTGTATGATAATTGGAAGAGCTCCACAAACAGATTTATTCGGATTGAGCCCTGCTCAGAAATCAGTGAGGGTTATTGGTTTGTGCAGCACTAATAATtggatataaaagcatgcatgtAGGGTTATGTTTAAACACAGTGTACTATACACTGCTCTCGCTCTTTGTAAGTAAACAAATCATGTTTGGAGCTTTTCTGCAGCTTGTATATTAATATCGTATGTAGCTTTTTGCATCATACCAATAAAACATTAAGGAACTAACAGGCACACAGTATAGTCACCATTCCCGGCTGTCATTTATGTGCACTgttatctgttttatttctttatttagtggACTAATGCATGGGGGGGTTACTACAATTGTCGAAGCTCATCCCATCCAgcacacaaaagaaaaggttccttagaaatgtatttaaagtgtaATATATTGTTTACTCTAACTGATTTGAAAATGTCACTTCAGAACTTAAGGCTGTTGCTGGCACTGAGACCTGTAAATTCTTGTGAGAATATGAATAGTGCACGTTGTGGGAGACACAGATGGTGGAGTAAAGTATTAGCAGGTGCCAGAGACAGTAAGTGCCAGGGATTGTCAGAAACTTTTGTTTCATGAGCTCAACAAGCATCTGTACTCCTggttttaaacaaacaacaaatggaAACAGTTAGTCGTCTATCAATATTTTAATGAGGTCCATAAAGCACCAAACCAGTTGGGCTTTTAAATTGGATTATTTCTATATCTATGGAAGATTTGTAGGCTAAGTTAGTCCTTAATAATAAAGGAAAGGTAGGATTTATGCCTGTGTCAGACATTAAAAGATTCAAATTCAATATGTAATCTGGAATTTTCTTTCATTCATCGAAGGAACATTTTGGCATTCTCCAACCAGACAAataagtttttttgttgttggttttttttttgcattcataaTGCGTTCTTTTCCAGTCCTTGTTTATTTACCATTTacgtctttattttttatttgaatgaatccaaattaataaaaaaaaaaaaaaaaaataaaacattaatttgaTTCAGAGTTGATTCTTGTTGTCGCCTTTTGAAAAGTTTTTGAATTGAAAGAAACTTGCCGTTGgtgtactaaaaaataaataaataaatgaaatgttaaatTTCCCAACTTTTCTCATGAAATATACATGAAGTACATATTGTAGAACTATTCGGAAGCTCTGAATGTGATCACACCAGTTTAtagtgttgtttttgtgtgttccaCCCATTCAGAATTGTAAACTAACCATCAGTATACAAATACTTGATCCCCTATTTGAAATCAAGTAGGGTTTACTTTATATGTAACTTCTGTTCTAGGCCTACCATTTTTTAAGACATAAGACTTGCACTGTTGGCATTTTGGCGCATATTTAGACATTGTGGCTGCTATTTGCAAGAAAATAACCCAGTGGTTCATGGTTGAATTTGTCATGCTTGCAGTGCACACACATCCTCATAATCTCACAAGTGCACAGTAGGGTGAACAATAGGATACCAGTCTAATAAAGGGTACATTTATATCTAATAACCAGTTATCAGGTTATATCAAAATGCAATGCGAAAGGTGATAGGAGGCTTGGTGTATAGTAAAAGTAGGTGGTTTGTGAAATAAGGAAGATATTGTGTGCCCCATGTAAACAGATGCACACAAATGAAGTCCAAAGGTGATGCTTAATCAATACTCTTGTTATAGTGGTATGAGTTGACGTTGGTGCTGTGACCTGTTTGCTGGTTTACCTGTTTGGGAATGACCTTGACTCAACCCCCACAGAAACTGGATGAACTTGAGAGATGCAGAGACGGGGAAAGTTCTCTGGCAGGGAACAGAAGACCTTTCAGTTCCAGGGGTAGAACACGAAGGTAATCCTCTAATTTCAAGACAGTGCTAGTGTACTAGCATGTGCTGATTAGGGGAGCCTAACTTTGGATGATACATCCATGAAAATAACGATTACATTTTACATTGCATTAGAGCGTAACAAATGTATTCCATAATTGCATAAGAAATCATAGATGGATACTATGATTGATACTCCGAAATCAATAATACTTGCTTTTTcagattaaatatttaaatataaatagtgTTATTCTTAATCCCTCTAAGGGATGGATTCAGTCAAATATTTCCCTGCTTCTTCCTTACTGTGCTTGCATGTCAGAACATTTCACTACTGTACAATAACTTTAAACTTGAACTTGTCTAATCAAATTTCCAATCACgttcttttttccccccagtagAGATATCGCAGAAAGCTGTTGCATGATTGATACATTTTGTATCAACAGTTTGATTGTGATAAGGGGTTATTATTTGGAATCCTTTGTTCTGTCCATTTTATGCCAAATGATGAGGAACAACCAACTGCAATTATAAAAGGTCATTGTTCCAAATAATCAAGTGATATTATCAGAAGCTTGTTTCCATTGGCTGCCATTGTGCTCTggccaggacatttcaatcttgtGATAAGTGGACAGTGACATTAACAAGAGGGATATTAAACCATTTGGACTGGATGTCTTAAGTGTGGTATTAAAAGATTGTGGTAAAACACTTGCATTTGGATTGTATGTCGGCCTTGGTCATTTCTGCTAATCTGTGTGTTTTATTCTTTTCAGCTCGGGTTCCTAAAAAGATCCTGAAGTGCAAAGCAGTTTCTAGAGAGTTAAATTTCTCCTCAACAGAACAAATGGAAAAATTCAGACTTGAACAGAAGGTTTTTTTCAAAGGACAGTGCTTAGAAGGTACatatatatgtacacattttTCATTGTCATCCAGCTTGTATAGCAAAGGCCTTTTTTCATTGTTATTAGATCAGACTGGCATGGTATGTGTGCATGTCTTCTCTTAAGGTGTTTTCTTTCTAGTAGCCATCAGTTGTTACCGAAGAGTATCCTTCCTCAAATGTAGGTGAAATATGCTAATATGGAGTGTTCATAGACTTGTCCTGTAAAATAAGTGTAAATGAAAATAGGAACCAATATAATGTGGTCTATATTCTTGTACCGGTAAGGGCAGATTTCATGCTAAGTAACCCCAGATGCATTGATTTAAAGCcagaaaaaatatatgtatttaagaGAATTCATTCTTATTTCCCAATTCTTCTGTGCAGTTTAGAACCATGTATTACTGGGAGGTTTGCACCTGAACCAGCCGAGTCTAGGACCTTCCACAGGGTAGAATATAGGGTGTCTTCCTAGATTTACGTAGTAGTTAATTTGTTGAAACAcagtattttattactttttttacttACTCTGTTTTAGGATTTACGGAGCATCAACTTGTTAGCAGCACTCCTGGGCTGGTGTGTGTGCATTGCTTTCATTTACATTGCACTAAAAAATGCATATTGTACAGATTGTCTCCATTTAACAAATGAATACAGTGTCACCCAGTAATGGTgtgcttcaattttttttttttttatcaaacacaTTTTGCACAGTGAACATTACAAGATATGTACTgtacaaaacagacaaaaacgTTTTACTAAGTAGAATCAGCATGGTAGTATTTTCACCACAGGTTCACCGAGTCATATAAATATTGCTGGAGTTGCaattgtaaaattgtattttcaaCATCGGGTTATAAGGGAACTGACCtcaatatttttaaaatcataaacattTGTCCATGGAAGACTTTCTGTCTTTTGTCTGTAAATTTGGCCAGTAGCTGACAGAAAAGTACCATGACATCTTCAAGAAAGGCTTGTGATACCTCTCTGCTTGCCAGCCACCACCCTGAAAAGTTTATATAGTATTCCTGACAGGAAACACTTAATGTGCGAAATTAATCTTGAGGCATTTTCTGAGTCTTTTTTTTGGCGAGGAAAAGGCCATAGTTTGTATATCTGCAAGCAACTATTGCTTTCCTGTCGAGACAAACCAGAGCAAGCATGAGTATTTTGGTAGCTATGTCATTACATTAGTCTTTGTTTCTTCTCAATTTTGCAAAACAAGTGTTTccttttaaactgtattattgtAGACatccaacttaaaaaaaaaaaaaaaaaaaaaagcatagatATGTACAATCTGCTCATTTAACATTAAAGATATTTGTTACATTTTGCAATTGATATGCAACAGTACATTTATTTAGTTCTAAACAACTGAGTTGCCATTTCAAAACCAGCTCGCTGTAGGGATAAATccagctagccaatcagagttCTCCTTGGGCTGACCCCAGAGGGGTTTGCAAACCTTCAGTCGGATTAGAATGAGGCTTCTCTCCAAGTCTAGGAAACTTTCATGTCAGGAAAGGTTCATGGTATTTTTCTACCAGCTGTATAAAGATCATGTGGTTTTAAGACAAGTCCCTAATTGGATCTAAGAACTCCCTTTTAGCAGCTTGCTGTTtccaattaattattttaatacaagAACTGCATTTGTAACTAGGTGATGGGAGGATTAATGGTGCAACTTGGTGTCATGAAAAGTTTAATAACCGTTCTGAATGAATTTCAGATTAATCTGTCTTATTTTTTTGCAGAGTGGTTCTTTGAATTTGGTTTCGTGATTCCTAATTCCACAAACACATGGCAGTCTTTGATAGAAGCAGCACCTGAATCGCAGATGATGCCA
The sequence above is drawn from the Acipenser ruthenus chromosome 12, fAciRut3.2 maternal haplotype, whole genome shotgun sequence genome and encodes:
- the LOC117416977 gene encoding retinal rod rhodopsin-sensitive cGMP 3',5'-cyclic phosphodiesterase subunit delta, which translates into the protein MSSVEDRAKEILKGFKLNWMNLRDAETGKVLWQGTEDLSVPGVEHEARVPKKILKCKAVSRELNFSSTEQMEKFRLEQKVFFKGQCLEEWFFEFGFVIPNSTNTWQSLIEAAPESQMMPANVLTGNVIIETKFFDDNLLVSTSRVRLFYV